The following are encoded in a window of Esox lucius isolate fEsoLuc1 chromosome 14, fEsoLuc1.pri, whole genome shotgun sequence genomic DNA:
- the LOC105015098 gene encoding FAST kinase domain-containing protein 5, mitochondrial — MSAKALCQHVARLHNLSVARHTQFPGARLLHSAYREPETKSLEEEEEEEGRESVLPKSYRLQYNPSSYRQSRCDPGPSLGRLEMEEEEHCRPTITSTFRQQSNHYSVSSSRRLSSTKNSLVDLAFNMAPGATVEKVSNYRTKPLCPDVKTDPRAFQRCRQEYSAMTLDLSQRPFPIQSKQAFLLLNKVAVLKGSMEPADVTGFLSKLSHLHQEQAPLVREDTRFIMLLRYAVENLRYFTNSQLLEVLTSFVWLGLPSTHSMLGLYEAELCRRAGELGLHELLLAADLWRCLGRAVPQYLQCLYDSASLHLSQVGVPELVQLMYVIGEGRRCPTELVQPLEQILQRNLPHLEPEEIGTVCLGLFKSQTTLSAGVVKRLVDRAHSVVYEMSDFAVVNVLKLLRFSYLDHQVWLEVMAHEVPRRAPGMGVQALMHVALTCSALHYRDERILLAVAKRLPSLAPHCRSKDAGKLMWAFGSLGVSPSQCPDFYPSLIEAVRQREAEFQRYPEHLLTGLLGLAFTCQFPEDLLALALSPEFVSLASKSRQLELKKDLFTLDGTVALELPHWTGPRLSRELREETTEMLWRFAQKDVCQKAEVLEAEDVLRNLLGGEQFVSKRMILPHTRSIDLEVHLDPGGQVLPLTSVQTHCLTSSDLSTSSCSSSQGWEKVNTGITLTEDLLAELTNGRKTKTPLPSTQAAQRPLLQRTEPDEGGRLFSVGVDLTDGLIGALIKRGNPAPRGNHKDSKSPVRLAIQVTNRNHFCYHSERLLGLHAMKRRQLVLSGYRVVELPHREWFPLLRRTRAEKMAYMHCKVFGTLD, encoded by the coding sequence ATGTCTGCAAAGGCTTTGTGTCAACATGTGGCCAGGCTACACAATCTCTCTGTAGCCCGGCATACACAGTTCCCCGGGGCTCGGCTTCTGCACAGCGCTTACAGAGAACCTGAAACAAAGTCacttgaggaggaggaggaggaggaggggagggaaagTGTACTTCCCAAGAGCTACAGGTTACAATACAACCCTTCCTCTTACCGTCAGTCCCGATGTGATCCTGGACCCTCCCTGGGCAGgttggagatggaggaggaagaacattGTCGCCCCACCATCACCTCGACCTTCAGGCAGCAGAGTAACCACTACAGTGTCAGCTCCTCGCGCCGCCTCTCCAGCACCAAGAATAGTCTGGTGGACCTGGCCTTCAACATGGCCCCCGGTGCTACAGTTGAAAAAGTGTCAAATTATCGCACAAAACCCCTATGCCCAGACGTCAAAACCGACCCCCGTGCTTTCCAGAGATGCCGTCAAGAGTACTCAGCCATGACCCTTGACCTGTCCCAGCGGCCTTTCCCAATCCAATCCAAGCAGGCCTTCCTACTGTTAAACAAAGTGGCCGTCCTGAAGGGCAGCATGGAACCTGCGGATGTAACCGGTTTTCTTTCCAAACTTAGCCACCTGCACCAAGAGCAGGCACCCTTGGTGAGGGAAGACACGCGTTTCATCATGCTGCTCCGCTACGCAGTGGAAAACCTGCGCTACTTCACCAACTCCCAGCTGCTAGAGGTGCTGACGTCTTTTGTGTGGCTGGGCCTGCCCTCCACCCACAGCATGCTGGGGCTTTATGAGGCCGAACTGTGCCGCAGGGCTGGGGAGCTGGGACTCCACGAGCTACTGCTGGCAGCAGACCTCTGGCGCTGCCTGGGCAGGGCCGTGCCACAGTACCTGCAGTGCCTCTATGACAGTGCCAGCCTGCACTTATCCCAGGTAGGTGTCCCGGAGCTGGTTCAGCTTATGTATGTGATTGGGGAGGGCAGGCGCTGCCCCACAGAGTTAGTTCAGCCCTTAGAGCAGATACTGCAGCGTAACCTGCCACATCTGGAGCCAGAGGAGATAGGCACGGTGTGCCTGGGGCTCTTCAAGTCCCAGACGACCCTCTCGGCGGGAGTGGTGAAAAGGCTTGTGGACAGGGCCCACTCGGTCGTGTACGAGATGAGTGACTTTGCCGTGGTGAACGTGTTGAAGCTACTGCGCTTCAGCTACTTGGACCATCAGGTTTGGCTGGAGGTCATGGCGCACGAGGTGCCTCGACGGGCACCCGGCATGGGTGTCCAGGCGCTGATGCATGTGGCGCTGACCTGCTCTGCTCTGCATTACCGGGACGAACGCATCCTCCTGGCTGTGGCCAAGCGTCTGCCGTCGTTGGCGCCACACTGTCGGAGCAAGGACGCGGGCAAACTGATGTGGGCATTTGGGAGCCTGGGGGTCTCTCCCAGCCAATGCCCGGACTTCTACCCCAGCCTCATTGAGGCTGTCCGGCAGAGAGAAGCTGAGTTCCAGCGCTATCCTGAACACCTCCTCACCGGCCTCCTCGGCCTGGCTTTCACCTGTCAGTTCCCGGAGGACCTATTGGCTTTAGCATTGAGCCCTGAGTTTGTTAGCCTAGCCTCCAAGTCCAGACAGTTGGAGCTGAAGAAGGACTTATTCACTCTAGATGGGACGGTGGCGTTAGAGCTGCCTCACTGGACGGGCCCACGGCTGAGTCGAGAGCTGCGGGAGGAGACAACAGAGATGCTGTGGCGTTTTGCCCAGAAGGATGTGTGTCAGAAAGCAGAGGTCCTGGAAGCGGAGGATGTGTTACGGAACCTCCTAGGCGGAGAGCAGTTTGTGAGCAAACGGATGATCCTTCCCCACACCCGCTCCATTGACTTAGAGGTGCATTTAGACCCAGGTGGACAGGTGCTGCCTTTGACCTCAGTGCAGACACACTGCCTAACCTCCTCGGATTTGAGCACTTCCTCCTGCTCGTCATCTCAGGGCTGGGAGAAGGTCAACACAGGAATAACTCTCACCGAAGACCTTTTAGCAGAACTCACCAATGGCAGGAAAACCAAGACCCCCCTTCCTTCAACCCAAGCTGCTCAGCGGCCCCTCCTCCAAAGGACAGAGCcggatgagggagggaggctgtTCAGTGTGGGAGTTGACCTAACAGATGGACTTATAGGAGCTCTCATCAAACGTGGCAACCCAGCCCCCAGGGGCAACCACAAAGACTCTAAATCCCCTGTCCGACTGGCCATCCAGGTGACCAACCGGAACCACTTCTGCTATCACTCTGAGAGGCTGCTGGGGCTGCACGCCATGAAGAGAAGGCAACTGGTGCTGTCTGGGTACCGAGTGGTGGAGCTGCCTCACCGTGAGTGGTTCCCCCTTCTGAGGCGCACCAGAGCGGAGAAAATGGCCTACATGCACTGCAAGGTTTTCGGCACGCTAGATTGA
- the lzts3 gene encoding leucine zipper putative tumor suppressor 3 isoform X2: MGSVASGASSSTTTSSGQKQQQQEIAMRSVGTRTTQQNSLPRAPPPPPFSSSTSNSTHRGRGLEDRSYSIERSSQQPPPLTHAKGTTADERSFATVENSSSSYYGSDRPLPLCEGAPSHANNNRQVSNGNRGVSNGNRAVAAASNSDRQVTNAVFLNGGGRHDGRDQRDGRDQRDGRDQRDGRDQRDGRDQRDGRDQRDGRDQRDGRDQRDGRDAGREMQRGATIDGLVRPSAFKPVVPKSFHSMQNLVCPPLTGGGGRSTGGGAGSGGGPNAPGPLRDTDSPGSRGGGNRGAGGGGASGRGGGQGSLSDSGRNSLTSLPTYTGSGSGYGPPPVLGPLSASTSHINRLGATGALEKLDKPGGVSSGAGNSGYQNGLSASDSGRSSSGKSSSSYQRLSHLSDAPAPLRPSPSSDDLIQDLEDRLWEREQEVLHMRRNLDQSEAAIVQVFEEKQRVWERQMDELRQNYASRLQQVTRRAQRSQSALQAQISRLSQDKRRLQEEMAALLAQREELERKCLDYRKEQADILPRLEETKWEVCQKAGEISLLKQQLRESQAEVTQRAGEMVALRGQLKEANAQLRDREEAMMGLKDSYSTKSLELERCEGELQRTLTEVSLLRDKLGMFEAEVVGLKRALGELSVRERAIEASGGGGGGSREASRTRGGLPSPHSPPEGSAFSFPALPPPPVPPPDAILSSQSDEAKVQRQEANQCQEPHQRQEAHQRQEAHQRQEAHQRQEAHLRQEVAHQRQEAQLRQEIHQQRQEAHQQRQEAQQHWEESGDLRRQLERLQGELRLERQQRERQALTFKKERHVWMDEKERVLKYQAQLQLSYVETLQKNQALELRVGQLGSKLTSTNTTPSPTSPPPLSLAPIPLPAPVTPLPSLSLSMSPPPLAEDKNLPPSLHQLAPPWPVSTRLERIESTEI; the protein is encoded by the exons ATGGGCAGTGTGGCCAGTGGGGCATCCTCCTCAACCACCACCTCCTCTGGCcagaagcagcagcagcaggagaTCGCTATGCGGAGCGTGGGCACCCGCACCACCCAGCAGAACAGCCTGCCTcgcgcccccccacccccaccattctcttcctccacctccaacTCCACCCACAGGGGCAGGGGCTTGGAAGACAGGAGTTACAGCATCGAACGGTCCTCTCAGCAACCTCCTCCCCTGACTCATGCTAAGGGGACAACAGCAGACGAACGCAGCTTTGCCACAGTGGAGAACTCTTCATCTTCGTACTACGGAAGTGACcgtcctctgcctctctgtgaAGGCGCCCCTTCCCATGCGAATAACAACAGACAAGTTTCCAATGGCAACAGGGGTGTTTCCAATGGGAACCGAGCAGTAGCAGCAGCCAGTAACAGTGATAGGCAGGTGACCAATGCAGTCTTTCTGAATGGAGGTGGGAGGCATGATGGGCGTGACCAGAGGGATGGGCGTGACCAGAGAGATGGGCGTGACCAGAGGGATGGGCGTGACCAGAGGGATGGGCGTGACCAGAGGGATGGGCGTGACCAGAGAGATGGGCGTGACCAGAGGGATGGGCGTGACCAGAGGGATGGGCGTGATGCAGgaagagagatgcagagaggagCG ACCATCGATGGATTGGTCCGCCCCTCAGCCTTCAAGCCTGTGGTGCCCAAGAGCTTCCACTCCATGCAGAACTTGGTGTGCCCCCCTCTGACCGGAGGAGGAGGCCGTAGCACCGGAGGAGGGGCTGGAAGTGGTGGGGGTCCCAATGCACCTGGACCCCTCAGAGACACGGACAGCCCTGGTAGCCGAGGTGGAGGTAACAGAGGAGCAGGGGGAGGTGGGGCCAGCGGCAGGGGCGGAGGCCAGGGGAGCCTGTCTGACTCGGGGAGGAACTCTCTAACCAGCCTGCCCACCTACACGGGCTCCGGCTCTGGTTACGGGCCACCGCCTGTCCTGGGGCCCCTTAGTGCCTCCACCAGCCACATCAATCGCCTGGGAGCCACGGGGGCTCTGGAGAAGTTGGACAAGCCTGGTGGTGTCAGCAGTGGTGCCGGTAATAGTGGATACCAGAATGGACTGAGCGCCTCGGACAGTGGTCGCTCCTCCTCCGGAAAGAGCTCCTCCTCCTATCAGAGGCTCAGCCACTTGAGTGACGCCCCTGCTCCACTTCGCCCCTCGCCCTCTTCCGATGACCTCATCCAGGACCTGGAGGACCGGTTatgggagagagagcaagag GTGCTTCACATGCGTCGTAACTTGGACCAGAGCGAGGCAGCCATCGTCCAGGTGTTCGAGGAGAAGCAGCGAGTGTGGGAGCGCCAAATGGACGAGCTGCGGCAGAACTACGCCTCCCGTCTGCAGCAG GTGACAAGACGTGCCCAGCGCTCCCAGAGTGCCTTGCAGGCCCAGATCAGTCGCCTGTCGCAGGACAAGCGGCGCCTGCAGGAGGAGATGGCTGCACTGTTGGCCCAAAGAGAGGAACTGGAGAGGAAGTGCCTGGACTACAGGAAGGAACAGGCTGATATCCTGCCCCGCCTGGAGGAGACCAAATGGGAG GTGTGCCAGAAGGCAGGGGAGATCTCCCTGCTCAAGCAGCAGCTAAGGGAGAGCCAAGCGGAGGTGACCCAGCGGGCGGGGGAGATGGTGGCACTGCGAGGccagctgaaagaggccaatgcccaGCTGAGAGATCGCGAGGAGGCCATGATGGGCCTCAAGGACTCCTACAGCACCAAGAGCTTGGAGCTGGAGCGATGCGAGGGGGAGCTCCAGAGGACGCTCACCGAG GTGTCTTTGCTGAGGGACAAGCTGGGCATGTTTGAGGCTGAAGTAGTGGGTCTGAAGCGGGCCCTGGGTGAGCtcagtgtgagagaaagagcaatTGAGGCaagtggaggaggtggtggagggagCAGGGAAGCATCCAGGACCAGAGGGGGGCTTCCCTCCCCACACAGCCCACCTGAGGGCTCTGCGTTCTCCTTCCCGGCCCTGCCTCCCCCTCCTGTACCTCCCCCGGATGCCATACTGAGTTCGCAGAGTGATGAGGCTAAAGTTCAGCGCCAGGAGGCAAACCAGTGCCAGGAGCCTCACCAACGTCAGGAAGCCCACCAGCGTCAGGAGGCCCACCAGCGTCAGGAGGCCCACCAGCGTCAGGAGGCCCACCTGCGTCAAGAGGTGGCTCACCAGCGCCAAGAGGCTCAGCTGCGCCAAGAAATCCACCAGCAGCGCCAGGAGGCCCACCAGCAGCGCCAGGAGGCCCAGCAGCACTGGGAGGAGTCAGGGGACCTGCGCAGGCAACTGGAGCGGCTCCAGGGCGAGCTGCGTCTGGAGCGGCAGCAGCGTGAGCGACAGGCCCTCACCTTCAAAAAGGAGCGCCATGTGTGGATGGACGAGAAGGAGCGTGTGCTCAAGTACCAGGCCCAGTTGCAGCTCAGCTACGTGGAGACCCTGCAGAAGAACCAGGCTCTGGAGCTCCGTGTAGGCCAGCTGGGCTCTAAGCTCACCTCCACCAACACCACCCCCTCACCCACCTCACCACCCCCGCTGTCCCTTGCCCCCATCCCTCTGCCCGCCCCAGTCACCCCCCTgccctccctctccttgtctATGTCCCCACCTCCCCTGGCCGAGGACAAGAATCTGCCCCCCAGCTTGCACCAGTTGGCCCCCCCCTGGCCTGTGTCCACCCGCCTGGAGAGGATTGAGTCCACTGAGATCTAG
- the lzts3 gene encoding leucine zipper putative tumor suppressor 2 isoform X1, with the protein MGSVASGASSSTTTSSGQKQQQQEIAMRSVGTRTTQQNSLPRAPPPPPFSSSTSNSTHRGRGLEDRSYSIERSSQQPPPLTHAKGTTADERSFATVENSSSSYYGSDRPLPLCEGAPSHANNNRQVSNGNRGVSNGNRAVAAASNSDRQVTNAVFLNGGGRHDGRDQRDGRDQRDGRDQRDGRDQRDGRDQRDGRDQRDGRDQRDGRDQRDGRDAGREMQRGAVSLDICGNNVSLNNDKNSSQQLAQYKETGPGAAMVDNHNNPPNILPISGKLEQVQTIDGLVRPSAFKPVVPKSFHSMQNLVCPPLTGGGGRSTGGGAGSGGGPNAPGPLRDTDSPGSRGGGNRGAGGGGASGRGGGQGSLSDSGRNSLTSLPTYTGSGSGYGPPPVLGPLSASTSHINRLGATGALEKLDKPGGVSSGAGNSGYQNGLSASDSGRSSSGKSSSSYQRLSHLSDAPAPLRPSPSSDDLIQDLEDRLWEREQEVLHMRRNLDQSEAAIVQVFEEKQRVWERQMDELRQNYASRLQQVTRRAQRSQSALQAQISRLSQDKRRLQEEMAALLAQREELERKCLDYRKEQADILPRLEETKWEVCQKAGEISLLKQQLRESQAEVTQRAGEMVALRGQLKEANAQLRDREEAMMGLKDSYSTKSLELERCEGELQRTLTEVSLLRDKLGMFEAEVVGLKRALGELSVRERAIEASGGGGGGSREASRTRGGLPSPHSPPEGSAFSFPALPPPPVPPPDAILSSQSDEAKVQRQEANQCQEPHQRQEAHQRQEAHQRQEAHQRQEAHLRQEVAHQRQEAQLRQEIHQQRQEAHQQRQEAQQHWEESGDLRRQLERLQGELRLERQQRERQALTFKKERHVWMDEKERVLKYQAQLQLSYVETLQKNQALELRVGQLGSKLTSTNTTPSPTSPPPLSLAPIPLPAPVTPLPSLSLSMSPPPLAEDKNLPPSLHQLAPPWPVSTRLERIESTEI; encoded by the exons ATGGGCAGTGTGGCCAGTGGGGCATCCTCCTCAACCACCACCTCCTCTGGCcagaagcagcagcagcaggagaTCGCTATGCGGAGCGTGGGCACCCGCACCACCCAGCAGAACAGCCTGCCTcgcgcccccccacccccaccattctcttcctccacctccaacTCCACCCACAGGGGCAGGGGCTTGGAAGACAGGAGTTACAGCATCGAACGGTCCTCTCAGCAACCTCCTCCCCTGACTCATGCTAAGGGGACAACAGCAGACGAACGCAGCTTTGCCACAGTGGAGAACTCTTCATCTTCGTACTACGGAAGTGACcgtcctctgcctctctgtgaAGGCGCCCCTTCCCATGCGAATAACAACAGACAAGTTTCCAATGGCAACAGGGGTGTTTCCAATGGGAACCGAGCAGTAGCAGCAGCCAGTAACAGTGATAGGCAGGTGACCAATGCAGTCTTTCTGAATGGAGGTGGGAGGCATGATGGGCGTGACCAGAGGGATGGGCGTGACCAGAGAGATGGGCGTGACCAGAGGGATGGGCGTGACCAGAGGGATGGGCGTGACCAGAGGGATGGGCGTGACCAGAGAGATGGGCGTGACCAGAGGGATGGGCGTGACCAGAGGGATGGGCGTGATGCAGgaagagagatgcagagaggagCGGTGAGTTTAGACATTTGCGGGAACAACGTCTCACTGAACAATGATAAGAACAGTAGCCAACAACTGGCTCAGTACAAGGAGACGGGCCCTGGCGCAGCTATGGTGGACAACCATAACAACCCCCCCAATATCCTCCCCATCTCCGGGAAGCTAGAACAGGTTCAG ACCATCGATGGATTGGTCCGCCCCTCAGCCTTCAAGCCTGTGGTGCCCAAGAGCTTCCACTCCATGCAGAACTTGGTGTGCCCCCCTCTGACCGGAGGAGGAGGCCGTAGCACCGGAGGAGGGGCTGGAAGTGGTGGGGGTCCCAATGCACCTGGACCCCTCAGAGACACGGACAGCCCTGGTAGCCGAGGTGGAGGTAACAGAGGAGCAGGGGGAGGTGGGGCCAGCGGCAGGGGCGGAGGCCAGGGGAGCCTGTCTGACTCGGGGAGGAACTCTCTAACCAGCCTGCCCACCTACACGGGCTCCGGCTCTGGTTACGGGCCACCGCCTGTCCTGGGGCCCCTTAGTGCCTCCACCAGCCACATCAATCGCCTGGGAGCCACGGGGGCTCTGGAGAAGTTGGACAAGCCTGGTGGTGTCAGCAGTGGTGCCGGTAATAGTGGATACCAGAATGGACTGAGCGCCTCGGACAGTGGTCGCTCCTCCTCCGGAAAGAGCTCCTCCTCCTATCAGAGGCTCAGCCACTTGAGTGACGCCCCTGCTCCACTTCGCCCCTCGCCCTCTTCCGATGACCTCATCCAGGACCTGGAGGACCGGTTatgggagagagagcaagag GTGCTTCACATGCGTCGTAACTTGGACCAGAGCGAGGCAGCCATCGTCCAGGTGTTCGAGGAGAAGCAGCGAGTGTGGGAGCGCCAAATGGACGAGCTGCGGCAGAACTACGCCTCCCGTCTGCAGCAG GTGACAAGACGTGCCCAGCGCTCCCAGAGTGCCTTGCAGGCCCAGATCAGTCGCCTGTCGCAGGACAAGCGGCGCCTGCAGGAGGAGATGGCTGCACTGTTGGCCCAAAGAGAGGAACTGGAGAGGAAGTGCCTGGACTACAGGAAGGAACAGGCTGATATCCTGCCCCGCCTGGAGGAGACCAAATGGGAG GTGTGCCAGAAGGCAGGGGAGATCTCCCTGCTCAAGCAGCAGCTAAGGGAGAGCCAAGCGGAGGTGACCCAGCGGGCGGGGGAGATGGTGGCACTGCGAGGccagctgaaagaggccaatgcccaGCTGAGAGATCGCGAGGAGGCCATGATGGGCCTCAAGGACTCCTACAGCACCAAGAGCTTGGAGCTGGAGCGATGCGAGGGGGAGCTCCAGAGGACGCTCACCGAG GTGTCTTTGCTGAGGGACAAGCTGGGCATGTTTGAGGCTGAAGTAGTGGGTCTGAAGCGGGCCCTGGGTGAGCtcagtgtgagagaaagagcaatTGAGGCaagtggaggaggtggtggagggagCAGGGAAGCATCCAGGACCAGAGGGGGGCTTCCCTCCCCACACAGCCCACCTGAGGGCTCTGCGTTCTCCTTCCCGGCCCTGCCTCCCCCTCCTGTACCTCCCCCGGATGCCATACTGAGTTCGCAGAGTGATGAGGCTAAAGTTCAGCGCCAGGAGGCAAACCAGTGCCAGGAGCCTCACCAACGTCAGGAAGCCCACCAGCGTCAGGAGGCCCACCAGCGTCAGGAGGCCCACCAGCGTCAGGAGGCCCACCTGCGTCAAGAGGTGGCTCACCAGCGCCAAGAGGCTCAGCTGCGCCAAGAAATCCACCAGCAGCGCCAGGAGGCCCACCAGCAGCGCCAGGAGGCCCAGCAGCACTGGGAGGAGTCAGGGGACCTGCGCAGGCAACTGGAGCGGCTCCAGGGCGAGCTGCGTCTGGAGCGGCAGCAGCGTGAGCGACAGGCCCTCACCTTCAAAAAGGAGCGCCATGTGTGGATGGACGAGAAGGAGCGTGTGCTCAAGTACCAGGCCCAGTTGCAGCTCAGCTACGTGGAGACCCTGCAGAAGAACCAGGCTCTGGAGCTCCGTGTAGGCCAGCTGGGCTCTAAGCTCACCTCCACCAACACCACCCCCTCACCCACCTCACCACCCCCGCTGTCCCTTGCCCCCATCCCTCTGCCCGCCCCAGTCACCCCCCTgccctccctctccttgtctATGTCCCCACCTCCCCTGGCCGAGGACAAGAATCTGCCCCCCAGCTTGCACCAGTTGGCCCCCCCCTGGCCTGTGTCCACCCGCCTGGAGAGGATTGAGTCCACTGAGATCTAG
- the LOC105015099 gene encoding uncharacterized protein LOC105015099, producing MTLSMSPSAVCQCFTLVSLCTSIADPNWIQVRNSTDPEGKQLIYGVAFTLHAAQNLTDTGPLGGINGWGMWLLYVMAALCYIAVLLSSSSFLLDFLGAGMSHPRLVLSLHISTVAFLLSVLGVCGACLYVIYCNLQEDKFVLMGDWVGGWTWPRSGFRSRGRGGSAGMQLYPGESFYIAMLSLLFSCVGSVISLRGPGNPASTQREHTAVVEGDDSDTEPLIPRGHGVGQSDKDSRGEEVFPELTQGEVDTAERLSV from the exons ATGACTCTGAGTATGTCTCCATCTGCGGTGTGCCAGTGCTTCACGCTGGTGTCCCTGTGCACGTCCATTGCCGACCCCAACTGGATCCAAGTCAGAAACAGTACAGACCCCGAAGGCAAACAACTCATCTATGGAGTGGCCTTCACACTGCATGCTGCCCAGAACCTCACTGACACAG GTCCTCTGGGTGGCATAAATGGCTGGGGGATGTGGCTTCTCTATGTTATGGCCGCTCTGTGCTACATTGCTGTCCTGCTCTCTAGCTCCTCCTTCCTATTGGACTTCCTGGGAGCTGGGATGTCCCACCCTCGACTGGTGTTGTCACTTCACATTTCCACAG tGGCGTTCCTCCTGTCTGTGCTGGGAGTGTGTGGGGCCTGCCTCTATGTCATCTACTGCAACCTTCAGGAGGACAAGTTTGTGCTAATGGGAGACTGGGTAGGAGGCTGGACCTGGCCGAGGTCTGGCTTCAGGAGCCGTGGACGCGGAGGGTCCGCGGGTATGCAGCTGTACCCTGGGGAAAGTTTCTACATCGCCATGCTAAGCCTGCTCTTCTCCTGCGTGGGCTCTGTGATCAGCCTGAGAGGCCCCGGGAACCCCGCCTCCACCCAGAGGGAGCACACCGCTGTGGTGGAAGGAGACGACAGTGACACAGAGCCCCTCATCCCCAGGGGGCATGGAGTGGGACAGTCTGACAAAGACAGCAGGGGGGAGGAGGTGTTCCCTGAACTGACCCAGGGGGAGGTGGATACGGCTGAAAGGCTTTCTGTTTGA